In Thermothelomyces thermophilus ATCC 42464 chromosome 5, complete sequence, the sequence GTGGTGTCGCGCTCATGCGTCACGCATTGGTGCGGTTTGCGCGTCTCATGGGCGTCGACCTGACTTGGTATGGTGAGTACGCCTGGTGATTATCCGCGGCGAGGTCACTCAGAGTAACACCGCGTAGTTCCCAAGCCGCGACCTGGTGTGTTTCGCATCACCAAGAACATTCACAACATTCTCCAGGGTGTCAGCCACCCGGATCAGCGCATCTCGGCCGAGGAGAAGCAGGCCGTTACCGATTGGATCGCCGAGAACGCAGGGCGCTACTGGTTTTCCGAGGGTGGCCCGCTGTGCTCGCCCGCCGATGGCGGTGCTGACGTTGTGATTGTGAGTGCTCTTGCCTTGTGTTACCTGCACGGCGCCGCAAGGGTTCCCCTCACCGACACCGACGCTCCCACCCTCCCTTACGCATGCCCCTGGGTACGATGCAGTACCTGGTGGCACATGACCACAGCCACGTCGCGGGACCGTGGGGGGAGCAGCTGTTCTTTCATGACAGTGCATGCTAACGGACGCAGATTGATGACCCGCAAATGCCAGGTCTCATCCCACTGATCAAGAAGGTGACACCGGACCGGCCGGTTCTGTATCGATCCCACATTCAGATTCGGAGCGACCTCGTCGCCAAGCCTGGCACGCCCCAGGCTGACATTTGGGACTTCCTCTGGAGCAACATTCAGGGTTGCGACATGTTCATCAGCCATCCAATCCCTCAATTCGTCCCCCACACGGTGCCCCGCGAAAAGGTGGTCTACTTGCCCGCCACCACCGATTGGCTGGATGGTCTGAACAAGCCTCTCAGCTCGTGGGCTTCGGGTTACTACGGCCACATTTACAATATCGCTTGCCATTCTCAGCGCATGTATGCCACCTTATGCTGCTTACTTAAGCCAAGTGGGTCTTGGCGCTTTGCTGACGACTTCGCAGGACCGAGCTCAATTATCCCGCTCGCAAGTACATCATCCAGATTGCCCGGTTTGATCCCTCCAAGGGAATCCCCACCGTGATTGACTCGTACGCCGAGTTCCGGCGGCGCTTAGAGAAGGCCGGCATCACCGATGTCCCCCAGCTTGTGGTCTGCGGCAATGGGTCGGTCGACGATCCCGACGCCAGCATTATCTACGACCAGACCATGAGCCAGCTCGAGACGTACTACCCTGACTTGCTCAGCGACGTCAGCGTCATGCGTCTCGAACCCAACGATCAGCTAATCAACACCCTCCTAGCTAATGCCCACGTGGTCCTTCAGCTCTCCACCCGCGAAGGGTTCGAGGTGAAGGTCTCGGAGGCCCTGCATGCCGGCCGTCCCGTCATCGTCACCAACACGGGAGGCATCCCTTTGCAGGTCAAGGACAAGGTCAATGGCTTCCTGGTCGCGCCTGGCGATTGGAAGGCAGTGGCTACCCACCTGGTGGAGTTGTTCACGGACGATGAGCTATGGAAGAAGATGAGCCATGCAGCGCGCACAGGCGTTTCGGACGAGGTAGGAACCGTCGGCAACGCTCTCAGCTGGTTCTATCTTGCCTCCAAATGGAGCGAGGTCGGCGTCGAGAAGCACGGCAAGGGCGGCCTCATGGGCAACGAGCGCTGGGTCAACGACATGGCGCGCGAGGAGGCCGGGTTCCCGTATGCCGAGGGCGAGAACCGGCTGCCCAGGCACTTTACGCAGACCAAGGATGTGCCCGTTCACCCGAAGCCTGAAGGTGCTTAGGAATCCAACATTAGACCCGGGACGAAGACCTAATGGTGAGGCAAAGCTGGAAGGATGCTATCAGGAGTAACTCGTGACGAGTCTCTTTGCGATGGTATTTCTACACTGTCTACATAGAAGGTTGGACATCCGGGTGGCTTAGAAAAGGACGTGGTGAGAGGAGTGGCGGTTGAGAGGAGCAATGCCCTTTTTGTTTCAGCATTGAGAACAGTAAAGAGAGAGTCTCTGGGTAGACAGGTGAGAAATAAGGAGCTCATAGATCAGCGTTGCTTCAACAGCCCATCATATATGGAATGATGGTAATCTCAGCATCTATGGCTCATATCGAACCTTGACGTGCGCCGTGGCCGTTTAAAGCAGAATTGTCCCTGAGATATGGCTCGTCGTCACGGGGACGGTTTTGCAAGGTTTCCAGGGCGCTGGAAGCAATGCGTAAGAAAACAATCCACAACAGCCGAGGTGGAGAGGTCTACAACCCTACCGATGGAAGGCCATGTCATGCACGGTATCAAAGCAGTAGCAAAGGACGATTGGATTGACATCAGAGGGGCAATCGCCGATGCTGAGTATGTACGATACTCCTGGAATCAGACGCTGCTTGTTTCGAGCCCCTGATATCTGGATTTCCAATCCTGGTGATACTTAACACATTACAGGGTCCGAGGGTCCCGTCTATAAAAACGCTTAAACCATGCTATATCTCATCACTTAGTCGCAGCTCCATCGATCACGGCTTTTTTAGGACAGTTAAGCTACATTACGTCCGGCTTAGTTCCAAGTCTGACACCACTCTTAAGTCGCATCCGTGGCCAAGTGGAGAATGTTTTGGTGAGGTGCACGTTCGAGTTTACTGTCAATCTTTCCCAAACCTCGAGAAGGATGTTTAGGATACTCGCTGTAAGTCTTGGGAACAGCTGATGTAGGGTTAGATGCAGTTGAGATATCAAAATGTTGTGTGCGTGGCTCGCCTCCCACAGGAGCTGAATCGATACCGTAGGCTTCCCGCCCTCCCTGTTGCGCCTTGAGAAGATCTTTGGCTTGCTCGCTCGCTAAAGGACCTGCCTCTATCAGATACATCATGGCAAAACAGTCTAACATACAAAAAATGCATCATAACACAACAGAAACAGGTAGGCATTCAAGACCCGGGATACGCAAATCCCTCTCCCGCACACTTAACCCCCACATAGCCTCCTTCAGACCGACATCTCCATCGGGATCGTCTTGTGAGGATTATACCCCTTAATGACGAAATCCTCGGGCCTCCACCCATCGATACTCCTCTCTCCATTCTCATCCAGCCTGTCGTTGACGATCTCCAGCTCGGGGAAGTCCCGGGGCTCCCGCTCCAGCTGGGTCCGCAGCGCGTCGACGTGGTTCAGGTACACGTGCGCGTCGCCCATGACGTGCGTCAGCGAGCCGGGCACCAGGTCGCACACGTGCGCGAGCATGTGCGTCAACAGCGCGTAGCTGGCAATGTTGAAGGGCACGCCGAGGCCCATGTCGCACGAGCGCTGGTAGAGCTGGCAGTGGAGGTGGCCCTTGACGGGCTCGTCCGCTCCTCGCCCGCCTTGTTTCTTCTCATCCTCCCCGTTCCGCGAGCGGGTCCCCCGCGGGTACGAGACGTAGAACTGGGCAAACATGTGGCAGGGCGGCAGCACCATGCGCGGCATGTCGGCCGGGTTCCACGCGCTCAGCACCAGGCGCCGGTCGAACGGGTTGGTCCGCAGCGTGTGCACGATGCGCGCCAGCTGGTCCACCCCCTGTCCCGTGTAGTCCGTCTTGGCGTCGACGTACTGCGCGCCAAAGTGCCGCCACTGGAAGCCGTACACCGGCCCCAGGTCGCCCACCTCGCGGTCGGTCAGGCCGAGGCTGTCGAGGAACTCGCGCGACCCGTTGCCGTCCCAGATCTTGACGCCCTGCGACGAGAGCGTCTGCGACGATGTGTCGCCCGAGATAAACCAGAGGAGCTCGGCGATGATGGCTTTGGTGAAGACGCGTTTTGTGGTGAGCAAGGGGAGGATGGGAACGCCGGATCGGTTGAGAGAGAACTTGAGCGGGCGCGGGGCGAAGATCGAGTATGTGCCCGTGCCGGTCCTAGACACACAAGGGGGGCAGGTCAGCGGTGGTTCTCACAAGAGTGTTAGAGGAGGGCGTGTACCGGTCACGTCGCAGCTCGCCCTGGTCCAGAATTTCGCGAACGAGATCGAGGTATTGGTATTCTTCGTGTCGCGGCTGGGCCGTGGTAGAGGGCGCCTCCGAGGGCGCATTTTTTTCTGGTAGTGTCATTGTATTTGATGAATTGATTCTCCTCCCCAAGTCTCTGTCTTTATTTCAGCGGCGTTTGAGGACACTCTAAAACGCTTCAAGAGTGTCTCGGAGCCTTGGGATGGCTGATGAGGGAAACGCGGCCCGGAAAACTCCTTAACGCGTCAAACGCGTGGGCATGCATTACCCCACCCCCCACCGGAGTACCGGAGTGGGGCTTCACAACCCACATGTCTGACCCCTGCCCAAACGGTCTTCAGGGCCCCTCGGACGGACTTGGCCATCGTCATCACACTGGCTTAAAACACTAAGAGGGAAGCGGGCATAcaatatgtatgtatgtacaagtcTGTATCCACCGCACTCAGCAGATATCCATGAGGCGCAAAATTACGAGCATCGGTCATCATCAGGACGTCCCGATCTCCAACGCAACCGCCGACCTCGTCCTCTAGAAATATCCTCCCTTGTGCAACAACTAAAACTCAGACGTAGTCCCGAAGTGCTGGGACCTTAACTTTCACATGGAATTCTATACTGTGTGAAATCATGGGGAAGAATGAGCGGAGACTTCCGAACGGAAGCTTACATCATTGGAGGCTTCCTGGTGGCCTGAAACCGCTGCTAGAGGCGGCCCAGCCGCGCGGAAGACAGCCCCGGCCTTGGCTTGCcggttcttcttcttctggaTGTAGGTGGTCGGATTGCGAGTCTCAAACACTGACTGCGTCGTTATCCCTGCCATCGGGCGTTGAGAGTTTAACATTCCTTGACTACAGCCGGTTTAATGCTCGCCCGAGACGGCCATGGTGATTTATGGGAATGAGACTCGCCAGCAGTGAATTGTTGCCGATACATTCTGGCAGACCCGGTCCGTGAATTGCTCCTTGTAGGTTGCGTAGGTACTTGTGGTCAGCGATCCCCAGAGTCTTGCATCTCCGTTGGATAAGACATGGAATGAGTGACGTAGTTCCATGAACTGTTACAGTTCGGGTTGCCCCAAAACATAAAACAAAACAGGGATAAAAACAgataaaaaaagaagaaaagaaggcaGAAAGAAAGATACAGGAGAAGAGAATGAGACATTATTAGTCTGGGATGGCGTCTGAGGATGTACGCACTTACTGTATCTGTATGTAGAGTGTGTGCACATTCACATACTGGCTTCCGTGTGGAGAGGACCACGCTCGTCCGGGGGGGATGTCCGAATGCCGAAGTTTCCCGGCATTTCCTCGTATACTGCCGCAGCATTTTTGAGATGGTGACTAGAGTATCATTGTTGCGACTTTGGCGGCGTTTGCCACCGGGTTTTCGTGGGATTCATTGTTTCCATGTCCTTGGTAGTGGAGTGTGCGTTGTGGTCTGTTAGCGCAACGTCGGCAAGTGGGGTCAACAGGCTTCTGGAACCTGACCCTGACTGTCGGCTGTTCCTCGCGAGGGGAAGCCCCACCAGAAAGgcgccaaaaaaaaaaaattaaaaaTTGGGGAAGCAACCGATCATCTGGCCTTGCGCGATTCGCCCTTGTTACTGGCTAGATCACACAGGGCATAGAGCATGTCTCATatatacactacactacgcgGTGTACATCATGGACCTTACGCGGTGAATGTATTGCATTTAGCTGTTGCGCAATAGATGGTCATTGCCCGCGCGCGGGCGCAGAAGAGGAGCAGATCGCTCGGGCCTTGACCCCGACCCTTGATTTCCCGAGCTGCGGGTGTTCCCGCCGCGGAGATGCTGAAACCCCGGACTTGACGGCAGTCCGGGGGAAATGACAGCTGACTGGACCAGATTCTGTTATCAATTGTGAGCTGATCGTTCGAGCCTCACCCCTTGAGTTCCCGAGCTTGTGGGAGTCTGATAACCCCCACACCCAAGGGACTCGGTAGAGGACCGCAGCCTGACCAATTGCGAGACTGGCATTTGCTATCACTCCAGCAGAATTCGCAACCTTCTTCGAGCAACGGGGCGGGATCAAGGTCTTTCCCTCGGAGATATGTGACCCTGTCAGGTCGTACGGTGCACCGGAAGGGTGGCTCCACTATCGCCGGGTGGCCCCACTATCGCCGGGGTTGCCATGCGAGACTGGGGATGGCGACAGGCAGGAACTATCTCGGCCACCAAAAAAAGGTTTTTTTCTTCGTCCTGGAAGGTGATGCGTCGGATGACCACGCGGGCAATTTCGTCTAAAAAGAGGAGTAACTACGAAGCATTACTCCGTTTGCCAAGAGACGAGGTGGCCGGATCGGCACTGCACGTCAGGCACGTCAACCGCAGTAACCCCACTGAACCGAGACTTCGAAAGTGGAATAATCAAGGGGAAGGCGGGACACGGACAAGAAGGCAAGGTTCCGCCGAGACATCTGCGAGCATTCAAATAGACGGGCTGGCCCTCCTCGACACGGGATTCACAGCTCCCAACCTCCAGAGCACTCCCGCCTGAACACCCCGGACAAGACAACCCGGAACACAAACATACATAGACCTACGGAGGACTCAAACAACTCCTCTACCTCGAGCACCTGAAATAACAAGTCGGACACAACAAAAACAACCATGGCTGCTCTCACCGAGAACCAGATCGCCATCGTCAAGTCGACGGTGCCGGTCCTCAAGGAGCACGGCGCCACCATCACGACCGTCTTCTACAAGAACATGCTCGGGGAAAATCCCGAACTCAACAGCATCTTCAATATCAGCAGCCAAGCCAccgggcggcagcagcgggccctcgccggcgccgtgCTGGGGTATGCCACGTACATCGACGACCTCCCCAAGCTGAAGGATGCCGTCGAGCGCATCGCCCACAAGCACGTCTCTCTGCAGGTGACGCCCGAGCAGTATGACATTGTCGGCAAGTACCTGATCCAGGCCATCGGCCAGGTCCTCGGGGACGCCGCCACCCCGGAGATCGTCGACGCGTGGATCGCCGCCTACGGCGCCCTCGCCAAGGTCTTCATCAACCGCGAGGGCGAGATGTACAAGGCCAACGAGGCCCACGGCTGGGTCGGGTGGCGCAAGTTCCGCATCGCCCGCAAGGTGGCCGAGAGCAACGTCATCACCAGCTTCTACCTTACCCCCGTCGACGGCCGCGTCCCGCTGCCCAAGTACTTGCCGGGCCAGTACGTGAGCCTGAAGGTGCCCGTCCCGCAGCTGGGCGAGGGCCGCCACCAGTGCCGGCAGTACTCGCTGAGCGAGGGCCCGTCGCCGGCGGGCGAGTACTACCGCATCAGCGTCAAGAGGGAGGACGGCACGCCCGAGACCAACGTGCCGGGCCTCATCTCGAACCTGCTGCACGCCAAGTACGCCGTCGGCGACGAGGTCGAGCTGTCGCACCCGCAGGGCGAGTTCTACGTCGACCCCTCTGACGCCTCCAAGGAGGGCGTCCCCGCCGTGCTCATCTCggccggcgtcggcgccACCCCGGTCAAGGCCATGCTCGACAGCCTGACCGCCCCCGGCGCCGTGCGCCGCCCCGTCTCGTGGATCCAGTCGGCCCGCTCGAGCGCCGCCCTGCCCTTCGGCGAGTCCGTCCGCCAGATCTGCCGCGAACACGACAACGTGACGGCCAACGTC encodes:
- a CDS encoding glycosyltransferase family 4 protein (CAZy_ID 268065), coding for MAFEKARKFSTGTSVHRKRQMSTLVEQQGQFGPSLTTLYLGISAVFADDHTAVVALAIHDTVYLVDFSVKHIILDDAMKMGADLIADYVISEVEKYEHENFSKFVGAGLPTTLKYMSPTLCSRLWLELDIVPIVLRPDDEHKEKSFWDVKRVDEQADSMARKCIMNFGPSLVPLLQVGWRGVVQTDAGFRAHLTTVQNHKDTCGHATWETMLTFAKKLRGNKTKIAFFSATPQGGGVALMRHALVRFARLMGVDLTWYVPKPRPGVFRITKNIHNILQGVSHPDQRISAEEKQAVTDWIAENAGRYWFSEGGPLCSPADGGADVVIIDDPQMPGLIPLIKKVTPDRPVLYRSHIQIRSDLVAKPGTPQADIWDFLWSNIQGCDMFISHPIPQFVPHTVPREKVVYLPATTDWLDGLNKPLSSWASGYYGHIYNIACHSQRMTELNYPARKYIIQIARFDPSKGIPTVIDSYAEFRRRLEKAGITDVPQLVVCGNGSVDDPDASIIYDQTMSQLETYYPDLLSDVSVMRLEPNDQLINTLLANAHVVLQLSTREGFEVKVSEALHAGRPVIVTNTGGIPLQVKDKVNGFLVAPGDWKAVATHLVELFTDDELWKKMSHAARTGVSDEVGTVGNALSWFYLASKWSEVGVEKHGKGGLMGNERWVNDMAREEAGFPYAEGENRLPRHFTQTKDVPVHPKPEGA
- a CDS encoding oxidoreductase-like protein (Oxidoreductase-like protein) — protein: MAALTENQIAIVKSTVPVLKEHGATITTVFYKNMLGENPELNSIFNISSQATGRQQRALAGAVLGYATYIDDLPKLKDAVERIAHKHVSLQVTPEQYDIVGKYLIQAIGQVLGDAATPEIVDAWIAAYGALAKVFINREGEMYKANEAHGWVGWRKFRIARKVAESNVITSFYLTPVDGRVPLPKYLPGQYVSLKVPVPQLGEGRHQCRQYSLSEGPSPAGEYYRISVKREDGTPETNVPGLISNLLHAKYAVGDEVELSHPQGEFYVDPSDASKEGVPAVLISAGVGATPVKAMLDSLTAPGAVRRPVSWIQSARSSAALPFGESVRQICREHDNVTANVFLRNLSPDDAVGVHYEFGDMRLDLAKLDRESHLFVNDPRAEYSVCGPEPFMLDVRSALVSLGVDRSRIFLELFGTGGVSD